A section of the Triticum dicoccoides isolate Atlit2015 ecotype Zavitan chromosome 7A, WEW_v2.0, whole genome shotgun sequence genome encodes:
- the LOC119331107 gene encoding probable galacturonosyltransferase-like 9: protein MRAAGAAVALLFFFLFLLAAAAEAGAALPRFAEAPQYRNGEGCPAATAAGVCDPGLVHIAMTLDAHYLRGSMAAVYSLLKHASCPESLFFHFLAAAPGDGELRAALAASFPSLRFEIYPFRAEAVAGLISASVRAALEAPLNYARNHLADLLPPCVPRAIYLDSDVLAADDVRRLWETRLPAAAVVAAPEYCHANFSRYFTPAFWSDPALGARVFAGRRRPPCYFNTGVMVVDLRRWRAGNYRRRIERWMEIQKERRIYELGSLPPFLLVFAGEVEAVDLRWNQHGLGGDNVRGSCRPLHDGPVSLMHWSGKGKPWDRLDAGRPCPLDHTWKSYDLYIAGDGGSAASPASGPAFSAW, encoded by the coding sequence atgagggcggccggGGCGGCCGTGGcgctgctcttcttcttcctcttcctcctggcCGCGGCGGCCGAGGCGGGCGCGGCGCTGCCGAGGTTCGCGGAGGCGCCGCAGTACAGGAACGGGGAGGGCTGCCCTGCGGCGACAGCGGCCGGCGTGTGCGACCCGGGGCTGGTGCACATCGCCATGACCCTCGACGCGCACTACCTGCGGGGCTCCATGGCGGCCGTCTACTCGCTGCTCAAGCACGCCTCCTGCCCGGagtcgctcttcttccacttcctcGCCGCGGCCCCCGGGGACGGCGAGCTGCGCGCCGCGCTGGCGGCCTCCTTCCCGTCCCTGCGGTTCGAGATCTACCCGTTCCGCGCCGAGGCCGTGGCCgggctcatctcggcgtccgtgcGCGCCGCCCTCGAGGCGCCGCTCAACTACGCGCGGAACCACCTGGCCGACCTGCTCCCGCCCTGCGTGCCCCGGGCCATCTACCTCGACTCCGACGTCCTCGCCGCCGACGACGTGCGCCGGCTCTGGGAgacccgcctccccgccgccgccgtcgtcgccgcgcccgagTACTGCCACGCCAACTTCTCCCGCTACTTCACGCCCGCCTTCTGGTCCGACCCGGCGCTCGGCGCGCGCGTCTTCgcgggccgccgccgcccgccctgctACTTTAACACCGGCGTCATGGTCGTCGACCTCCGCCGCTGGAGGGCCGGCAACTACCGCCGCCGCATCGAGCGCTGGATGGAGATCCAGAAGGAGCGGCGCATCTACGAGCTGGGCTCGCTGCCGCCGTTCCTGCTGGTCTTCGCCGGCGAGGTGGAGGCCGTGGACCTGCGCTGGAACCAGCACGGCCTCGGCGGCGACAACGTGCGCGGCAGCTGCCGCCCGCTCCACGACGGGCCCGTCAGCCTCATGCATTGGTCGGGCAAGGGCAAGCCGTGGGACCGCCTGGACGCCGGCAGGCCCTGCCCGCTCGACCACACCTGGAAGTCCTACGACCTCTACATCGCCGGGGACGGGGgcagcgccgcctcgccggcctccgGGCCGGCATTTTCCGCCTGGTAG